One bacterium genomic region harbors:
- a CDS encoding right-handed parallel beta-helix repeat-containing protein: MPATIHMAVVRCVFLCVATAGLICGCKEEDKPSAIEGRVSVTNGSAAGVKVELYNAPAYENTTAWSTTAAHPMVGFPYSLQAVFDWRTATAVDSLTISGDGAFSFPDVADGSYVVVARKPHYGWSVPVLVESRGQSVQTGTLALFPEDSIPNPTYMAQDTRWTSGRHYVVDQLLVIEPGVTLTIEPGAVVRFENLGYMIVSGGLIAEGTPSAHIHFTSNAAVNPQAFDWGYVTVSEGAEPPVIRYCTFTYCEVGVHSIGGGGMVENSYFARIGSQAVNMSGVGAGVGDSVIVRRNVIDHIPVGVHIGQIHGTGMAIEHNAIVNCSSYGVEVDSVNGGQIYCNWFFNCGRSDTLPGPATGVTSLSFMWNVDIHRNHFQSSWYALSLGSRVDSSVHIYGNYFYLVNRVMNVGVTPDRSGVSHPRFYGNTIERCVGYNIFMHSCTVNYLSINAPENYWGSDSESFIISRFNDCNRDRTCPCIWYLPFLTSPSTNNVGICEG, translated from the coding sequence ATGCCGGCGACTATCCATATGGCCGTAGTTCGTTGCGTCTTTCTCTGCGTGGCCACAGCCGGTCTGATCTGCGGCTGCAAGGAAGAGGACAAACCGAGTGCGATTGAAGGCCGCGTGAGCGTAACCAACGGCAGCGCAGCGGGCGTGAAGGTTGAACTCTACAACGCTCCGGCTTACGAGAATACTACGGCCTGGAGCACCACTGCCGCCCACCCGATGGTCGGATTCCCCTACAGCTTGCAGGCCGTCTTTGACTGGAGAACGGCGACCGCCGTGGATTCCTTGACGATATCCGGTGACGGCGCGTTTTCATTTCCCGACGTGGCCGACGGAAGTTATGTGGTCGTGGCTCGCAAACCCCATTATGGATGGAGTGTTCCCGTTCTCGTGGAATCCCGCGGCCAATCGGTTCAGACCGGTACACTCGCTCTGTTTCCTGAGGACTCGATTCCCAATCCAACCTACATGGCGCAAGACACTCGCTGGACAAGTGGGCGTCATTACGTTGTGGATCAATTGCTGGTGATCGAACCGGGTGTAACGCTAACCATCGAGCCGGGCGCCGTCGTGCGATTTGAGAACCTCGGCTACATGATCGTTTCCGGGGGACTGATCGCCGAAGGAACTCCAAGCGCCCACATTCACTTTACGTCCAATGCAGCGGTGAATCCACAGGCTTTCGACTGGGGATACGTGACGGTCAGCGAGGGCGCCGAACCACCGGTGATCCGCTATTGCACTTTCACCTATTGTGAGGTGGGTGTTCATTCCATCGGCGGGGGCGGGATGGTTGAGAACTCCTACTTCGCGAGGATCGGCAGTCAAGCGGTGAATATGAGCGGCGTCGGAGCCGGTGTGGGGGACTCCGTCATTGTACGCCGAAACGTGATTGACCACATCCCGGTTGGTGTCCATATCGGACAGATTCATGGCACGGGGATGGCCATCGAGCATAACGCGATTGTCAATTGCTCCTCCTATGGTGTGGAAGTGGACAGTGTGAACGGCGGACAAATATACTGCAACTGGTTTTTCAACTGTGGCCGCAGCGACACTCTTCCCGGACCCGCGACGGGAGTAACGTCGCTTTCCTTTATGTGGAATGTGGATATTCATCGCAATCATTTTCAATCCTCCTGGTATGCCCTGTCGCTCGGTTCAAGAGTGGACTCGTCGGTTCACATCTACGGCAACTACTTCTACTTGGTGAATCGAGTGATGAACGTGGGGGTGACTCCCGACCGCTCCGGAGTCTCGCATCCCAGATTTTACGGCAACACGATTGAGCGGTGTGTGGGATACAACATCTTCATGCACTCGTGCACGGTCAATTACCTGTCCATCAACGCCCCGGAGAACTATTGGGGCAGCGACAGCGAGTCCTTTATCATCAGCCGGTTCAACGACTGCAATCGAGATCGCACTTGCCCCTGCATTTGGTACCTCCCTTTCTTGACGTCGCCTTCCACCAATAACGTCGGCATCTGCGAGGGCTGA